From one Sulfurimonas sp. HSL-3221 genomic stretch:
- a CDS encoding polyprenyl synthetase family protein produces MVEAVARRMQEMVAAVDYPYATGLFETLSGGKRLRARLIMMIAGEEDAAVTLAAVIELIHAASLLHDDVIDEAQLRRGSPSVNATEGSKQAVMLGDILYSKAFSELTQFDARIAKSVADAVTSLSVGEMMDVQMAKTFNEDEKRYLQMLYLKTGVLIEAAAKCAALLAGKDADAYALYGKNLGVAFQIIDDILDIVSDEATLGKPAMNDFVEGKCTLPYIHLYRTLEGEARERLLALHGRRATAEETQWLKAGLESSGAVKAAYAQARALSDEAKRAVSGDAPLEAVIESMMQRTF; encoded by the coding sequence ATGGTCGAAGCGGTAGCGCGGAGAATGCAGGAGATGGTGGCGGCGGTGGATTATCCGTACGCGACCGGGCTTTTTGAAACACTGTCCGGCGGCAAGCGCCTCCGTGCCCGCCTGATCATGATGATCGCGGGGGAGGAAGATGCCGCGGTGACGCTGGCGGCGGTGATCGAATTGATTCACGCCGCGAGCCTTCTGCATGACGATGTCATCGACGAGGCGCAGCTGCGCCGGGGTAGCCCTTCTGTCAATGCGACCGAGGGGAGCAAACAGGCGGTGATGCTCGGCGATATCCTCTACTCCAAAGCGTTCAGCGAGCTGACGCAGTTCGACGCACGGATCGCCAAGAGCGTGGCGGATGCTGTCACCTCCCTCTCCGTCGGCGAGATGATGGATGTGCAGATGGCGAAAACATTCAATGAGGATGAAAAGCGCTATCTGCAGATGCTCTATCTTAAAACGGGGGTCCTGATCGAGGCAGCGGCAAAGTGCGCCGCTCTGCTCGCCGGGAAGGATGCCGATGCCTATGCGCTCTACGGCAAGAACCTCGGCGTTGCCTTCCAGATCATCGACGATATCCTCGATATCGTTTCCGATGAAGCGACGCTGGGCAAACCGGCGATGAACGACTTCGTCGAAGGCAAATGTACCCTGCCTTACATCCACCTCTACCGTACGCTCGAGGGGGAGGCGCGTGAGCGTCTCCTCGCCCTTCACGGCCGGCGTGCGACAGCAGAGGAGACGCAATGGCTCAAAGCGGGGCTGGAGAGCAGCGGGGCGGTCAAAGCCGCCTACGCGCAGGCCCGTGCCCTTAGCGACGAGGCGAAACGCGCCGTCAGCGGTGATGCACCACTCGAAGCCGTCATCGAATCCATGATGCAGAGAACCTTCTGA
- a CDS encoding DUF2018 family protein: MYEALFEDEGDMFSGSPRSKFMDVIFNANRSVAEGELQRLIERLAAMEKILSESMDDATLERTIKQLQFEEADAINAMAKELYIESMGNVLSQSE, from the coding sequence ATGTACGAAGCACTTTTCGAAGACGAAGGCGATATGTTCAGCGGATCGCCTCGCAGTAAATTCATGGACGTTATCTTCAATGCTAACCGTTCGGTCGCCGAAGGGGAGCTCCAGCGCCTGATCGAGCGCCTGGCCGCAATGGAAAAAATCCTCTCAGAGTCGATGGACGATGCGACGCTCGAACGGACGATCAAACAGCTTCAGTTCGAGGAAGCGGATGCGATCAACGCGATGGCGAAGGAGCTCTATATCGAGTCGATGGGCAACGTGCTCAGCCAGAGCGAATAG